The following are encoded together in the Brassica napus cultivar Da-Ae chromosome A9, Da-Ae, whole genome shotgun sequence genome:
- the LOC111215309 gene encoding uncharacterized protein LOC111215309, with protein MGKGRKQSKKRKTIVQDDEPVFIATIYPGETQHEKPIEESQPEDTQNPTQPQLDESEHDKDGGEEPNKDSEGANDGGEEPNKDSEGANDWCGKESKVAEGRFLSSDVMEFVNNVPLGPNSSKVVVETAFEEDAFLWRPAPKMYTIGQAVGETVAWPQDSVLVLDEEFSPDDIPSNSPETKEMNKCKLLHWLTDDEEAVAEGRWESRDPKALVDGLPLGPNAVKVFVDAVTVRETFLWRPTEKHSNFRDCLKTFIAWPVSRVLFDNLDTESPNTATPHTHSQVLTPPAPAKISKPYSQSPSSSQKKVKEGQKCKLLDITGQKVVVAEGRWSSNNPEQLVHFVPLGNNAVRVWVDVVKVNDAKVWRPTSAIECMEDAIGTTIAWPEDKVVIV; from the exons ATGGGTAAAGGGAGAAAGCAATCAAAGAAAAGGAAGACCATTGTACAAGATGATGAGCCTGTATTCATTGCCACCATATACCCTGGGGAGACGCAGCATGAGAAGCCTATTGAGGAATCACAGCCTGAAGACACACAGAACCCAACACAGCCACAACTTGATGAATCAGAACATGATAAGGATGGTGGAGAAGAACCCAACAAAGATTCCGAAGGTGCAAATGATGGTGGAGAAGAGCCCAACAAAGATTCTGAAGGTGCTAATGATTGGTGTGGCAAGGAATCCAAAGTAGCAGAGGGTCGTTTTCTGTCTTCTGATGTTATGGAGTTTGTTAACAATGTACCATTGGGTCCTAATTCATCTAAGGTGGTAGTTGAGACGGCTTTTGAAGAAGATGCATTTCTTTGGAGACCGGCGCCGAAGATGTACACTATTGGTCAGGCTGTAGGAGAAACTGTTGCGTGGCCTCAAGATTCAGTTCTTGTTCTTGACGAGGAGTTCTCTCCAGATGACATTCCAAGTAAT AGCCCAGAGACAAAGGAAATGAACAAGTGCAAACTTCTACATTGGCTaacagatgatgaagaagctgttgCTGAAGGTCGTTGGGAGAGTCGTGATCCCAAAGCCTTGGTGGATGGCCTTCCTCTTGGACCAAATGCTGTTAAAGTATTTGTGGATGCGGTAACGGTAAGAGAGACATTTCTTTGGCGGCCAACAGAAAAACACTCAAACTTTCGTGACTGTTTGAAGACGTTTATAGCATGGCCAGTGAGCAGAGTTTTATTCGACAATTTAGACACAGAGTCACCAAATACAGCAACTCCTCATACGCACTCACAAGTACTCACTCCACCAGCTCCTGCTAAGATTTCAAAACCATATTCACAATCTCCTTCAAGCTCCCAGAAG AAGGTGAAGGAGGGTCAGAAGTGCAAACTGTTGGACATTACCGGTCAGAAAGTAGTTGTTGCAGAAGGGCGCTGGTCTTCGAACAACCCTGAGCAGTTAGTGCATTTTGTTCCGTTGGGCAATAATGCAGTTCGTGTGTGGGTTGATGTAGTCAAGGTGAATGATGCCAAGGTTTGGAGGCCTACGTCTGCAATTGAGTGTATGGAGGATGCTATTGGTACCACTATAGCATGGCCTGAAGACAAAGTTGTCATCGTTTGA
- the LOC125578119 gene encoding uncharacterized protein LOC125578119 gives MGSSHRFSSAPMADVKGKGILSEDDDEPILLEEDDGSHTIREFRMSLIGKVLNPKKQNVEKLIKAMPTQWGLQDRITANDLGNGKFLLNFTSEVDIQHVLSQGPFHYNFCMFVLVRWEPVVHDEYPWVIPFWVEVSGIPLHYWTVRNLKNIGKKLGHVDTIELSAGRLLVEVDTRKPLIFNKKVQSPGGDEVTIQFKYEKLFKHCSHCGFLTHEAQNCPKKMEEQRLQAKEAGVFSRVQLPFEPNNRQSLLADRTERDRYHSWNDRKPVLRNERRPETVKSSSSEIAYRPRDDRFMPRYDSDRDNRVHRSEDKRGPQRYSRRYAPYEVKKTQTWRAKDVRDVASRREQRHGGIMQSGGYDVTHAEGLSIVQVESEPSEIVGTSRSSGRKIASTIVTPSRLLSNDGNITFRDRGDPRAITFSPMGNDGYKEDLERGQIIGALQDMEIVEPDGVVVHQQEQNNDMEVWNEQADDLIGEELEEMEEDAVSQDAPESGVPPSRFSKEAWCLLLGGSRTQKTQSSHQFEERTNVSSRC, from the exons ATGGGATCTTCTCATAGGTTTTCTTCTGCTCCTATGGCAGACGTTAAAGGGAAAGGAATTTTgtctgaagatgatgatgagccTATTTTGTTGGAGGAGGATGACGGGTCTCATACCATTCGGGAGTTTCGTATGTCCCTCATTGGTAAAGTTCTGAACCCTAAGAAACAGAACGTTGAGAAGCTCATCAAAGCAATGCCTACTCAATGGGGTCTGCAAGACAGAATTACGGCAAATGACCTTGGTAATGGAAAGTTCTTGCTAAACTTTACATCAGAAGTGGATATTCAGCATGTTCTTAGTCAGGGACCTTTCCACTACAATTTTTGTATGTTTGTACTGGTTCGTTGGGAACCCGTAGTCCACGATGAGTATCCATGGGTCATCCCATTCTGGGTAGAGGTCTCAGGAATACCTCTGCACTACTGGACGGTGAGGAATTTGAAGAATATTGGTAAGAAGCTTGGACACGTTGACACAATTGAGTTATCTGCGGGACGGCTGCTGGTGGAGGTTGACACAAGGAAGCCTTTGATTTTCAATAAGAAGGTGCAGTCTCCAGGAGGTGATGAAGTCACCATACAGTTCAAGTATGAAAAGCTTTTTAAACACTGCTCACATTGTGGATTCCTGACACATGAAGCTCAGAATTGTCCTAAGAAGATGGAAGAGCAAAGATTACAGGCTAAGGAGGCTGGGGTTTTCTCTCGGGTTCAGCTTCCTTTTGAGCCAAACAATCGCCAATCTTTGTTGGCTGATAGAACAGAGCGTGATCGTTATCACAGCTGGAATGATCGCAAACCTGTGTTGCGTAATGAGCGTAGACCAGAGACTGTCAAATCATCGAGCTCTGAGATTGCTTACAGACCGCGGGACGATCGGTTTATGCCTCGCTATGACAGCGATAGGGATAACCGGGTTCATAGATCAGAGGACAAACGTGGACCTCAGCGTTATAGTCGCAGATACGCTCCGTATGAGGTGAAGAAGACACAAACATGGAGAGCAAAAGACGTCAGGGATGTGGCCTCCCGACGTGAGCAGCGACATGGTGGTATAATGCAGTCGGGTGGCTATGATGTCACTCATGCTGAGGGGCTGTCAATAGTGCAAGTTGAGTCCGAGCCATCCGAGATAGTTGGAACGTCTCGGAGTAGCGGAAGGAAAATTGCAAGTACTATTGTAACTCCATCCCGATTGCTTTCTAATGATGGCAACATCACTTTCCGCGATAGGGGTGATCCTCGAGCTATTACATTCTCTCCTATGGGGAATGATGGTTATAAGGAGGATTTGGAAAGAGGTCAGATAATAGGTGCATTGCAGGATATGGAGATTGTCGAGCCCGACGGTGTGGTGGTGCATCAACAAGAGCAAAACAACGATATGGAGGTGTGGAATGAGCAAGCGGATGATTTAATTGGAGAGGAGCTGGAAGAAATGGAAGAAGATGCTGTGTCTCAAGACGCTCCG GAAAGTGGAGTTCCTCCGTCGAGGTTCTCCAAGGAAGCATGGTGTCTCCTCCTCGGGGGATCCAGAACACAAAAAACACAATCGTCACACCAGTTCGAGGAAAGGACGAACGTTTCATCACGATGCTAA
- the LOC106360960 gene encoding uncharacterized protein LOC106360960 — translation MNADTFNLNDDDYLSVEDMMAENEDGQNAQADSVTSAAQARGKGSLVFDLNKCMSCTDNSGYLVSVLSVQDQHVQSQRSVRHKSRDHAYQPEIWRWKYLRKMTSKLQGSFCPKPYFDDVSMLIFLIVYLTSYLFPFDVGDTDLKTNLFKGGGDDATMVELEDNLKWMQSRGCNSVDAELVDAETRGYNSMDG, via the exons ATGAATGCAGATACTTTCAACCTGAACGATGATGACTATTTGAGTGTTGAAGATATGATGGCTGAGAATGAAGATGGGCAGAATGCACAAGCTGATTCTGTAACGAGTGCTGCTCAGGCTAGAG GGAAAGGAAGTTTGGTTTTTGATCTGAACAAGTGCATGTCTTGCACTGATAATTCTGGATATCTAGTCTCTGTTTTGAGTGTCCAGGATCAACATGTTCAGTCTCAAAGGAGTGTAAGACACAAGAGCAGAGACCATGCTTATCAGCCAGAGATTTGGAGATGGAAGTACTTGAggaaaatgacttcaaaactccaaggaagttttTGTCCAAAACCTTACTTTGATGATGTTTCCATGCTTATTTTCTTGATCGTTTATCTCACTTCTTACTTGTTTCCTTTTGATGTAGGAGATACAGATTTGAAGACAAATCTTTtcaaaggaggaggggatgatgCAACCATGGTTGAGCTAGAAGATAATTTGAAATGGATGCAATCTCGTGGATGCAACTCTGTGGATGCTGAACTGGTGGATGCAGAAACTCGTGGATACAATTCTATGGATGGATGA